The Humulus lupulus chromosome 7, drHumLupu1.1, whole genome shotgun sequence region aacgggagttctgtgaacctactattcaggtccacactggagaaaatgggattttctatgaccgagctgaaggcaacctccatgtgctgtatggattttccggCAAGGGATCGACAGCTATTGGGacgatcgagttggtgataaCTTTGGGGGAGGGAacacgaactgtttccaagctgcttgagtttgtggtcgtcgattATCTGACCTCATCCAATGCAATCTTGGGTAGGCCcacgctgatggcatttgaaggcATAACTTCTGTCCGCCACCTTGTGATCAAGTTCCCCTCATCTACGGGAAAATGTACTGTccgaggcgatcagctcgctgccaaggaatgctatagcatttcaatgaagggaaaatcacaaccctgGCAGCAAATGATGGCCGTGCAGGATGGAGGCGAGGAATCCTAGGAAGTCAGAGCTGatcctgggatggaagaacctcatcAAGTCAGTTGCAGAGGAACCACCttgagtgaggatattgatcccTGAATAGTTGAAGATAGgttcgagctccaggctattgaagaactcgaagaagtaaacatcgatcccaaagatgcttcgagggtggttaagctcgggaaaataTAGATGTTTTTGCGGAGCTGGTAGAATTTTTACAAGAAAATATAGAtgtttttgcttggtcccatgaagacatggtaaGGATCAGCCCAAATTTCAACATGCATACACTTAACTTTGACAAAAtcatgcctgcaaaatcccagaaacagagtcGTCTGGGTACAACCCgtgctgaggccctagaagaataAGTAGGTCGACTCTTAAAATGCGGTTTTATTCGCGAGGCTAAATaaccgatctgggttgccaatcctgttctggtcccaaagccaaatggaaaatggcggacctgcatcgatttctctgatttgaacaaagcctgtcccaaggattgtttccccttgCGAAGGATTgaacaattggtggatgccaccgcGGGGCACGAGctaatgtccttcatggatgcatactctggatataaccagattgatATGAATCCCGCGGactaggagcatactagcttcatgactccaaccaacgtGTAATGTTACacggtcatgcccttcgggctgaagaacgcgagggcgacctaccagagattggtcaaccGAATGTTCGCTGattagatcgggaaaaacatggaagtgtatgttgatgatatgctggtcaagtaaaaaactaccgataaccatgtctccgatctgaaggaaAGTTTTGGGATCCTAAGGAGGTATAGTATGAggttaaacccccaaaagtgtactttcggagtggcgtagggaaaatttatgggattcatagtcaacaccagggggatagaggcgaaccccgacaaaatTAGACCGTtgctagaaatgccttcgcctaggtcgcataaagatgtccagagtctgactggaagagtggcagccctcaatcggtttatttctaagtccactgacaagtgtttaccattctacaacctgctcagGGGgaaaaaaagtttgaatggactgaggagtgttatctaaaccaacggcaggagagccccATTTTCTTTATTTGGCTGTGATGGAGAATGCGACCAGCGCGGTGCTAGTCTGGGAAGAGGACCGAGTTAaaaagccagtatattatataagcaaaaggctgctcggagctgaatcacggtatcccttgatggaaaaaatggcattCTACCTCATTACGACCTCCAAgaagcttaggccatatttccatTCCCATTCaattcacgtcatgaccgatcaacctttaaggcaggtgctatagaaacctgaggcatcaggacgactgttaaaatgggcaatcgaacttagccagttcgaaaTACTATACATACCCCggactacgatcaaaagccaagccttgGATGATTTCATGTCTGAATGTACTAGATTCCGGGAAGATCCCTTGAGAGAACCAGTGCGGGAGTTGTGgagaatcttcgtggatggttcatctaacgggaacgggtccggagctgggatcattcTGATATCTCCAGAAGGGCATCGTTTCCACTCTGCACTGCGGTTTAGATTCgtagcgtccaacaacgaagccgagtacgaagccttattggccgggcttagagtggcgaaggaattgaaggccagggccgtccaatgctacagcgattcccagctcgtggtaaaccaagtgtgtGGTGAATATTAAGCACGGGggaccaagatggcggcttacctggccaaggaaAAGAAGGAGCTATCCAAGTTTGAATATGgcctagtcgagcagatccctcgcgagcagaacgccaatgtcgATGCTTTGgctagactcgctacctccaaagaagtcgagactttgagcatagtactaatggaattcttggaaagtccgAGCGTGGCAGAAAGTGCGatggaggttgagatgatcgatatcagggcgacctggatgactcccataatagagtatcttacgacaGGGAAATTTCCTGATGAGCGAAAAGACGTGAGGAGAATACTccatcaagctccaaggtatacaatcatagATGGGACGCTAtaccgacgtggccattccttgccccttctgcggtgtgttctaccagaggaagccaaaactattttgcaggaggtgcatgaaggcttctgtggggatcatgctggggggtaaAACcaggccttaaaaatattaaggcaggggtaATTTTGGCCTACATTATCAAAGgactccatctcctatgtccaaaagtgtgacaagtgccagcgatttgccacaaTCGCTCGAGCTCCACcggtcgagctgaaaatgatttcatccccatggccatttgtagtgtggggaatcgatttaattggagccctgcaaatggggaaaggaggagttcgctatgcagtggtGGCAATTGATTATTTTATGAAGTGGGCggaagcggagcccctggcaacaatcaccttaaaaagagtccttgactttgtagACAAGAATATAATTTGCTGGTTCAgactgccaagaaagattgtatcagacaatggaacccagtgcGATAGCaatctcttcaccaaattttgtgaaaggcacgacataattaaaattttctcttcggtggcctacccgcaggccaacgagtaggtcgaggccgtaaacaaaattctcaaagcaagccttaagaagaggttagatgagtgataactctacaaaatagagttattttgccACACTTTTTATGCTAATcattgcttagtctttgagtttttaagtaatttattaagtttttaagtaatttttaatttattgagtttattttgattttatagatttttgtgtatttttttagatattctaTTATAttatgttgtagttaattattggaattattgttgtttaatttaaggtaaattttttttgtattattgaacttaaatgttaaatataaattaagttataattaatattttcaaagaattaacttgatttattttatagtgaaaatattttgttatgatttattttatgtttattttgttagggaatttggtGTATTTTTGTGCTTGAAAGACAAGGATGGAAAgttaaaaaagaaaggaaatatggcatttttaaaaatgccataaGGCAGACAGGCCCAATGCTGCTCCCTGGCCCAGGCGATGGCCCACCAGCTGCTCCACTGCCTTCAGCCCTGCTGCCAGCCGAAGCCCAACACGCCAGCTGAAGCCCAAGCCTGTGCCTCCATTCCGCCAGCACTTCCTGAAGTCGTACACCCGAAGACTCCTCCTCCCTGCCTAAGCTTCCAGCTGCCTCCAACCGTGGCCCAATGCCTCCCACACCTCCAGCACACACCTGGCCCAAGCTTCTCTCCAGTCCTGCCAAGCCCAGCTGCCAACTGCCACCACAAGTTGCCTTTTCCCCTTTTTGAGCCCACAAATTGTCACTttgtccccttgtctaaaataccaattttttttacCCACATTTGACCCCATAACATTATCATTACACCCtttaatttacccctatttaccatattattattaatttaatcaatttaattaacttaaattgattattttaatactctcattttggctataaatagggaattttcaagaccatttgggtgtGATTTTTTTGAGAGAGGTTACACTAaacaaagtttctacactttcaaacctctctattctcttcatcttcttcttctttttggttaattttctatgtatttttagaggaacaatttggtggttttttctcaaaattttcctatttatgtttgtaaattttttgtttgtaatttctattctagttatgagtttctaatcttttaaagattattaaggtgatgatgaaacaatatgtaactagatagtatttatgttgtgtgttgatttcccattttgtgcaataaagtttatggattttcttcttcaaatatgttctttcttcttaaatatcgtgtattttggattgttagcacatatttacactttgttcttcattagtgcaaaacataatattttttgtgtaagatgtgttattaaattgtacacatccaatgcttagaacaaaaatattatgttttgccttataaataatattatttgattttttgttgtttcatttggttgattcacattaaatactttgaaattatactttttgaaaagtgaagaaaaatcctatctttttagaagtaatttgtgcttaaaattataaatctatttggaaaatgatagtttgatttattttaactatcactaaaacttgggaatcaatgtacttataaatattattgaacttatattttgtggattctaataccataataatcttcttttaccatcttgatttatactattaatttatgtttatatattgtctttaatttctttattattgtctcttatttgattttcttgtcatAAATTCTCATAAATCTTTGGAgctatgttagaatttattaattttggtttaaaatagttttctttttgattttagacaaatcctttgggttcgacctcgtgcttacacgaacactatatttcatatacgattcgtgcgcttgtgagttataaatattaaaaaaataccagttttgggtccatcaattttttggcgccgttgctggggagttgcaagaaaagtaacgaaatttatctcatggttagtaaattcttctactagttattttaatttttgcacttaaaaaaaaactatataaaaaaatatatattcatataaaaattaaaaaaaaagagataaaaagaaattttggaacggttctaccacccatataaaaaaaacttacttatatagttatatttattattttttttagttgacgacacttctgcctcctaattttttctatctttttaatttttatagttgatagaacttgtgcctcctatctatcttgttaatttttatatttgacggcacttgtgcctcttatctatctttttaatttttatagttgatggcacttgtgcctcctaattttgttgtaattttatttatttataactttgttagttgacggcatttgtgcctcctaactttttattttattatattgttattagttgatgacacttgtgcctcctaaatttgtttaatatcttaactttgtttttgttctcttaattttattttcttgttctttttaccttaattgtcattaaaaaaaaattgtttgtcatttagtttttaccatatgaatcattttaattatagttggaattctcagtacaactattatgtgcaatcaaatttaaattatggagaaactaatgatatgcatgattacagcgaatcctttgatatcccatttgcccccacctataatccaattttttcatggagtcatacccagtctccaatagggcatgaattcaacatgcataatcaaagtcatgcccaattcgacctatcatatcccattcaacaagaaatgagcccatctttagaggataccctacaacagttcatgcaatcaacttaccaaatcttacaagcccagtctcagtcaatctcaaaaattgaaacaatagtaggacaacttgcaattGCTATAGAGTCAGAAAAACATGTTTATCCCAAtcaacccattcccaatccaaatagtcaaattcaaagtgaaaaagagaatgaagtagttgaagaacttgtaatatgcattcaaccccctaatgaaacaaaagatttgaatgaaataatttttgagactcatgaggaaaatgaaaaatatataattatatctcaagagcccataattgaacaaatttgtatatttactcaaaatgaaaaggagtctaatatagatatgcaattttcgtattttattgatattccattaaaattgcatatttctaattttcttttaggtgtgatgttatcaattattattcatGCCATTTGcaccaaagtcataactcaccctacaaatgaaattttacaccatcgattggaTGTAGGttgaaagaataaaaaaattatagtcgagctaaagactataaactaaagcgctttgtgggaggcaacccatactttttatgtttcattttatatttcacttttgttgtgtgtttttgtttcatgtttttcaaaagctcgaaggaaacttcttgcccaaaaagaaaagaagagaagaaaacaaaggagTCAAATCAAGGAAACATACAtccaagggagtagttcttaactttttctattttattactcattgaggacaatgtttcatttaagtttgggggtagtgcgtatgtgtttttttttggtgtttatgtgtttttctttgtgcttttgcatgtttttcatttgttgtaaaattaaaaaaaaaattattttctttgttttgtttaaaaaaaaaatattggtgattttcatttttttgatgataagaattatgattgaaattgttcttagttcttagaaaaatataaataattattaagctttgcgacctggtactccgaagggtatttttagcaggcaaggaccccaaagatggtgccttgggtccgagctgggaaggaccctatcaaatagtggaatTCATACaggagggaaccttcaaattggctcggcttaatggagaaacagtttCGGACCTGGAACGCTATGCATCTaaaaaagtactatcaatgatcGTACCATCTGTTTATGTGAGGCTcgattataaaagccatttaatttaagaaataaaagTCATTGTATATTTTTTGTATCTTTGTATGGTTTCATCTGCATGTTAGTTCGGATGGTAGCGTTGGTCCAAAGTAACCCAGAAAGAtcacttcctgattacttggggggcatataacccgagaacCAGGttttgaaacttagaagttggtaaaattgattaaccagtgtttttctaaaaaacgcgaggtgtcaataaaactaacatgaattaagttttgattaaatatcctggatacgaccaggttccgatacttagaagttggtaaaatttattaaccagtgttttttctaaaaaatgcgaggtgtcaataaaactaacacgaactaagttttaattaaatatcctggatacgaccaggttccgaaacttagaagttggtaaaattgattaaccaatgttttttctaaaaaaaggcgaggtgtcaataaaactaacacgaactaagttttaattaaatatcgtggatacgaccaggttctgaaacttagaagttgggaaaattgattaaccagtgttttttctaaaacaGCATGAGGTGTTAATAAAACTAACACggactaatttttaattaaatatcctggatacgaccaggttccgaaacttagaagttggttaaattgattaactattttttttcgaaaaaacgcgaggtgtcaataaaactaacgcgaactaagtttttaaattaagaaCCTCATAtacaaccgggtccaaggcctgatacttaacaagtagaatataaataattttttattacgAACAAAATTAAAGTATCTACCTCGACCTAAGGGTCATTTCCTAAATTTTTTTAGATGAGCAAGTCATGAAGCATAAGAAAAATCAGGGAATAGATAAAAGGTGGATGCtggaattataaataaattgtttCGAGGAAAAAAACCTCGTACCAAACGTTTAGAAAAAAACATGTAAATGAAGGCAAATAAATGGTAAGACCTTCCGGGCCGCTCTGAAGACGTCACCTCCTCGGTCTCCTACTCGCCAGCAGAAGaggcctccccagtctcagaCGGCAGCTCTTGTTGGacccgagccttgaacttctcgaggtagtgcccccacacttcggaggccatgaaggagaagtttccttcttgattgaaggcccagcagtggtacaacatgctCTACGTGGAGGCGGTCGAGGCCCTCTTTTACTCTGTGATggcagcctcggcctccagctATTTTTCCTTGGCCCCCACAAGCTCAACCTGAAGGGTAGACGAGGCAGCCTTCGCAGCCTGCTCGCCCTCTTGAGCCGCGGTTAAGGTagcctttgcagcctgctcgcaTGCTTGAGCCGCCGTTAGGGAAGTCTTGGCGCTTTGTTCGCCTTGTTGAGCGGCGGCGAGGGCAGCTTGGGTCGTAGTCAGGGCGGCCTGAGTGGTTTGGATCTCGACCTTAAGCTCTTCGTTCCTGGCCTTGGCTCGAGCTATGCTGTGATGATGAGCCAAGGCCACCTGCAAAAATCAAGAGAACATTTAAGAACATACCAGGATAAAATCAAAAAGATATGTTAGGTCAAGGAAAATTAGCTTACAATGTGGTTCATCCCCAGAGCAGACTCCATaacattctccgggctcctctcctcgatcgcccACAGGTCCGTTGGcttggccttgtaaaaatgctccaccCCGTGGTTCGCCGTCTCCTAGACAGTCCCTCAAAAAGTGTCTGGGATttgctccaggtcctgggggttgaCCGGGATGCGCACGGTAGCGGCGGGGACCATCAGAGCTGGGGGACCAGCTGGTGCTCCTTGGTCCCGAGTAGGGGCCGAGGGAAATCGAGGAGGAGGTGCAGCCAAACCCCTCTTCTCCTGGGCTGCGGCGGATGGAGCTCCCGAGCCTGGGCCTTTCCTCTTGGCCGGGGATTTGGAGACAGTCGCATCTGGGGGAGGCATCTTCTTTGATGTGGGCCGGAGTCTCTTCACGAGGGGACCCGAGTTGGATCTCCCTTCCTGGAACATCAAGCGGATGTCAGGATCCccttgttgtgccatctcctcataTGAAAAAGAATGAGAAGTACATTAGTATGTGTACAAATTCATCAGTCTTCATAAAGTATGTATGTGTGTATAGGATATTATAAAGAGTCCTACCCTCCGaactagaggaggagtctattgccatGATCTCTAGCCTCAGAACCATTACGGGAAAGGGAGAACCTAAATCTACAATTTCTTGGATTATGGGAGATTCATGCTCAGGTTCTAGCtcagggctggactcctctacatattgcctaagtccaggggcgAGAATCCCTTGACGTAGGGAGTCccatgacctaaggttggtcaCATACTCTTCAAAAAGAGCTGACCTAAAGGATAGAGAGTTTTCTATGATTATAGTTCCTCTAGGACGGCCCATGTCATATCGCACCACTAATTGGTCCACACACTAAAGCAAAGTTGTGTTCAGGGCAGGGTCATTAGGGCGGCAATGTACGAGCTGGttggggttaaacctaactagcctaaggtcggcaGCAGCCCTATCTAGATCTCTAAAAGGATATGatttaccttggccggagggaccggctgctgcccccgatacAGGTCGGTCCGCGTCTGAGCTCCGAATGgcctcaggagctcgcctctttTGCACGAGCGGCACATCGTCCTCTTTTTGCTCCTCGCCGTCGTCGGCAGCAGTGCTTCCCTCTGGAATGGGCACTAGTTCGCGGGCTATCGGGAAAttagcccgcgtcctcctcaaggccaaagtctggccttcgaaaattaatttacatgccaacatcgtgtcatcagacacgagcaggcggtagtccttctcgctcggcggaagccccgccaaggtatcatattgacccctaagggtcactgatttggccatcctcgcaaaaatggctgcacgaagaTACTCCAGTTAGCATACACGCGAGAGGAATAAGTATGAAAAGAATAACTCTCCAagctaagaaaggaaaggaaactCACGAGGAAGGTTAAAGTACCGGtgctcgcagttgcgaaacccgttcgacataaagaactgatctttgaagtcgttggggtagCTGGGTAGCTCGATGACTGCGGGTGAGTTTAGGAAGTGGGTCAGATAGTAGAGCCCATCGAATCGTCCTTGTTGGTCTGGGCTAGCCTTGAGACAGAAGAAGTACAAGATATTCGCAGGGGTAGGGACGGCCCACATCTACTTTAGGAAGAGGTACTTTAGCCCCGCCAGCAGTtggtatgagtttggggggagctggaatggcgccaacttcacgtagttgaggaagtcagtgAAGTACTGatcgagggggaggaaggccccgaccTTTAAGTGTTCATCACTCTAGGCTGCGAAATCGTCCTGGAGTGGTGCACAGCTCCTCTCCCCCTAGAAGGGAGGTCAGGCGATGAGAGCGCCCGTCCcaacctcgatgttatgggacatcATGATCTTGTTAACCCTTCCTTGGGTTGTTATTTTGGAGACTGtcctctcggcctcaaaaaatGCGTCAGGTGTGACCGTGACCTCCTTCTCTACCACGGAGCTGAATTCAGGAATGGGGGAATCAGGGACGACCTTATTTCCCTTGTGGGTTTGCTGGGACGACGAGGAAGCTACGTTCTTTTTGGGCGCGCTTTTCTTGGGTGCCGTCAGCTCACCTATCGAACAAGAATGACAAAATTTTTAGTAGGCGACGAATAGTTTTTTGTACAGGCAAGAAATAACAAAGGTTGAGGATTCTAACACATGAGCTGAGGCAATCTCAGCCTGCGGTGTGGTGCCACGTGCTGCCTGTTCCCCTGATGATTAGGAATTCATGTGTCAGGAAACTCAAGCCACTACCCCCCCTAGGGGATGGTTTAGGCCTATGCCACTCTGGAAGCGTGGCTCCTAAGCAACCTATTTTCAAGCCCTaaaaacctttcatcttctacatgccgaatgggtattttctaaaaattacccAGGGATCGCCCAAAAAACTACCCAGTTTATGAACATCGCAATCCTAGATATATCTTAGGATATACTCAATACACTTGAGTTGAAACCTATGCGCCAAAAATGTTTGGGAACAGCCTAATGCTAATGACGGTGAAGTGCAGATTAGCATgataaagaaagaagagaaacacacaaaaaccagtaaaagaaaagttccagtaaaaccaaaaaattacagtGTATTATTCGACGAAAGGAATGAGCAACATAGAAGGAAAGTTCCTGGAAAGATCCTTGGTAACTGGGTTTTCGAAGATTTTGGTGGCAGATTTCTGGGATTTTATGAGAAAACGAAGAAGGGATTTTGAAGTTCAGAAGAGAGAAAATTAGGAAAagtttcgaatgaaaggtgatgaacacctaaaattgccagccctatttatacgtaatagGTATGAAGAAACGTGGACCGTCTGATCAAGCTAATATGAGATAAGAGGGTCATGTTTTGGAAGGTTAAATGGTGGTAAAAAGGTGaccaggccatttaatgcaatcctcgaaacccgaacagacaccAATCGCGACTTCccacgtgtccaatactcgagTAATGAACAAACATGGATAATCGcaacagaagtttaaaagtccccaccaTGTCAGTTAGAGGATGACATCATAAGACAtgggcagggacttggggggcaaatctacgccctgatattcagcccaggtattttatgcagctcgagtacaACTGGCTATCTAAGAATAGTACTAAAGAATCTACAAGTTGATATCTCCTCTGCGAAGGTAGTGCGACTCCTCAGGTAACAACACAAGCCgaggaatacgaagcattaaggcacgagctggagatggatataaaGCACATCATTCTGGGCGCGAGCTGGCGTTATGTTCAGGTTGTGGTACTCTGACAATCTGCCATATCTAGGagtttataaacctggatacatTATTTATAAACGTGcgtggtcagacattacatgtccgttatccctaaattctcggacatgtaatataaacgtgcataatcaaacatcacatgttcgattatgccagacgacccatgatcaattttacctaatgattagaccatatcttaatatatattgtaatattcatcatttgtggaAGACATATCACAAATGGTATgggtattcacgtgatgaccccaacacctatcctgggatggttcttctataaataccaagaccttggatagggaggGGTGGGATTCTCTttgtgtaatgcaaatactcagtcaaaatatagagagatatacagtaataatatcgactcgtagactagggagattttagcctccgaaccatgtaaaaaggaacgagtgttcttactatatcattctaagcatccttaagagttattattcttattacggtttatccttaagcactactttattccagctaattacgtaatacactgttggcgaaaaacttcGTCAAcaaacctaatccacttagtcttttgtattgaatcgctcgatagacaattacaaagataaaCTCGGATTTCACTCGTCACAAGTTCGCCCAAAAGATCGATACAAAAAGTCTAGAAAAGAGAAATCCCTGAAATGAAGCCCTCCGTCCTTTATTTacagtacccaggggttgttacatgatcattaagagtgggatcgtggtttgggACATGATCATTGGGAGTGAAGaaacgtgtccaccttcccatgattatgagatcgtgggtcttccagttgtcttctctggatcatggtcgataatgcacgattgagaccTTTGAGAAAATGCTAAGTattgattggtctatgagacttaggtgctaggcttgacgaccctttagagcttgggtgctagtcccattggtcctctgggtgctaggcccgtgatcttctgggtgctatgcctgttgatcttctgggtgctaggcttgttgatcttaGTTTTGAACGAGCATGAGTTTTACCCAAtgaagtgtctttgggagtgtaggtcgaccaccctatcaAGGATAGGGTGGGCTGAC contains the following coding sequences:
- the LOC133791656 gene encoding uncharacterized protein LOC133791656 — its product is MAQQGDPDIRLMFQEGRSNSGPLVKRLRPTSKKMPPPDATVSKSPAKRKGPGSGAPSAAAQEKRGLAAPPPRFPSAPTRDQGAPAGPPALMVPAATVALAHHHSIARAKARNEELKVEIQTTQAALTTTQAALAAAQQGEQSAKTSLTAAQACEQAAKATLTAAQEGEQAAKAASSTLQVELVGAKEK